The DNA window TAGAGCCCTGAAAGTACAGCATTAATGGTAAGCACTAAGCACtattatgtaatattatttcacattatCTAACATTAACTGAATGTAGAAGATTCTGAACTTCATTGATTAAAACTCTGGAAGAAGGATGACACCTGAACACCCTTTCTAATTGCGTATTTTAGTTACTCTGTAATGTAAACTTATGCTATTTCTGCTCATTTTGGCATATTAGCAACCCAGAGAGATCTGTAGATGACCTATCAAACAGAAATCTAATCTAtggggaagaaggagagagtaaattaaaaacagatgcATGTTTAGCAGGTTGCTTGTTACCAAGGAAAGAGATgtaactgaaatgaaaacaaaaataaaaaggccaTGAAGTACAGTGAAcaaaagcttttgtttgtttttgtggattcacaacatgtaaaatataacaacacaaatacacaaaacaatacTAAtgcagtagggatgtgcagagggcccggtatttgtatttgtatctgtatttgttgaggcagtaaaattatttgtatttgtatttgtatttgtattcgaataaaattggaaagaggcttaaaaatcctgtttttgtttttattttgcttttaatttcagaaaattaaagtatcacaataagtgttcatgaataaactaccttacaaaggcagtccccacaccaggtctcgaactgcagtctcccagatcatagacaactgttctgactactgagctaaaactttactcaccGCCTAATttcagacagacctctacctatttatacacccataacacagagacagcatttCATGTAAGAAGTAaaaaagaacttcaaaggctttgctttgcacttttcatttattgcctattttttacagcCTAAGTTCGTGAAAAGGAGACAGGGAACagcaggttatggagagtcctttgggagcactttgcttgtgtcagtagctcagctttatctcttgGGGAACAACCTCAACtacaggagtgatgtccaaattggGAAATGTGCGccatgtagcaggtggatgtgactccccttgttgaaaCCTACTGacagacgtaacagcagagcagaggagagagactgacatAATGATGTGACCAACCTGCACactgatatttgacatgtttttttttttcttcccaaatacaaataattcttaaaatagcctatttgtatgaaacaaatactcataaaaaaaaaaaaaaacaacactatttgtgctttgcagaataatgtatttgtattcgggcacacccttATAATGCAGTAGATTGAGGCCTCTCAACAGAAATTTGTGTTCAGGTTGAAAATCTAGATGGATCTTAAGTCATTGTTTGTGCGTCTATGTCACATCCTGATCACTATATATTGACCCTGTCTACTGTAttgcatgtactgtattacAATAACAAATTTCCCtgcaaaattaaaattaaaatattgtaataatCTACCTGCAGCTGTAGTCGCCAGCATTTTACCGTTTTTTTAGTGTCACTGCTGTAATTTACTTTAACAGGTAATTGGtgtaaaaaatattacagtattctgcagcagcagaatgTGAGGTTTACAGTTTGATACTGTAGCTAGACCtgcagtaatatactgtatttttacagtgtttctagTGTAATCTACATGAacagtttcttactgtaaatgttacagtaaacaactgaaaagttttcttcttattcatattaataaaaacaactataaattgcagacatatactgtaaataacaatgtgtCTTCAGTCTTAATGGTCCAGTAATGAGATcagctcagttttacatttaaaaatgcccAACCCTTGAAATTTAGCACACAAGAGGATAAGGCAAGGGACAGCTTTATGGAACTCAACATTTATTCAGAAGCTTTAACATATGCCAAGTATATTCAAGTATGTttgaaaaaatcatttttatggTTCATGCCCCTCCAAAGGGGGTCAATGTAAATCTGTTAACTATAATATCCTGAGCTGCCAGCAAAACTTGGTGATGAGTCTAAACAGCAACTGCTTTGCAAACtcctgtttaaaaaatataaaagcacaaataaacagattgcAGGATAACACAGTTTGTAATGTGTTCAAATGTCCTGTGTTATAATTGGCATAAGGTCGACATCCAGGCTTCCAGGCTcactgagtgagaaagaaaaaagaatgaaaacaagcacagagtgagagaaagagaagagaaacaatTGCATGGTAGAGAGAAATATTTTACACAAGATGGAAACCTAACTTCCCTTTATGAAGTGACATCAAGTTCTTCAGAAGAGTGATGACAAGGATTCACTGTGAGCTTGTTTGTCCTCTTAGGCATTACTTTCCCCGGCTGGCCTCTGTTCCCCTCTCAGGGTTAATCACATTGAACAACATATAACAAATCACCTATTATGTCCCGGGTTTTAGTACACCTTggcaacaaactacagtatatttgcagcAACCTAGCTACAGCTTAGAAACACACTTCAGTTGAGCTAAGATAACCGATACAACCATACTGTAACAAATTTTCCTGTAAAATTACAATAAAGTACTGGCAGCTGTAGTTgccagcattttactgtttgtttacagtgtcaCTACCATAATTTACTTAAACAGTTAATTGCTTTTAAAAGTTATTACAGTATTCTGCAGTAGAATGTGAGGTTTACAGTTTGATACTTTAGCTAGATCtacagtaatatactgtatttttacagtgttgctAGTGTAATCTACATGAacagtttcttactgtaaatgtaaacaactgaaaagttttcttcttattcatattaataaaaacaactataaattgcagacatatactgtaaataacaatgtgtCTTCAGTCTTAATGGTCCAGTAATGAGATcagctcagttttacatttaaaaatgcccAACCCTTGAAATTTAGCACACAAGAGGATAAGGCAAGTGACAGCTTTATGGAACTCAACATTTATTCAGAAGCTTTAACATATGCCAAGTATATTCAAGTATGTttgaaaaaatcatttttatggTTCATGCCCCTCCAAAGGGGGTCAATGTAAATCTGTTAACTATAATATCCTGAGCTGCCAGCAAAACTTGGTGATGAGTCTAAACAGCAACTGCTGTGCACActactgtttaaaaaatataaaagcataaataaacagATTGCAGGATAACACAGTTTGTAATGTGTTCAAATGTCCTGTGTTATAATTGGCATAAGGTCGACATCCAGGCTTCCAGGCTcactgagtgagaaagaaaaaagaatgaaatcaagcacagagtgagagaaagagaagtgaaacaATTGCATGgcagagagaaatattttacACAAGATGGAAACCTAACTTCCCTTTATGAAGTGACATCAAGTTCTTCAGAAGAGTGATGACAAGGATTCACTGTGAGCTTGTTTGTCCTCTTAGGAATTACTTTCCCCGGCTGGCCTCTGTTCCCCTCTCAGGGTTAATCACATTGAACAACATATAACAAATCACCTATTATGTCCCGGGTTTTAGTACACCTTggcaacaaactacagtatatttgcagcAACCTAGCTACAGCTTAGAAACACACTTCAGTTGAGCTAAGATAACCGATACAACCATACTGTAACaaattttcctgtagaattaCAATAAAGTACTGGCAGCTGTAGTTgccagcattttactgtttgtttacagtgtcaCTACCATAATTTACTTAAACAGTTAATTGCTTTTAAAAGTTATTACAGTATTCTGCAGTGGAATGTGAGGTTTACAGTTTGATACTTTAGCTAGATCTGCAGTAATATACTGAGACATCAAGTGCTTCAGAAGAGTGGTGACGAGGATCCACTGTGAGCTTGTTTCTTAGGAATTACTTTCCCCAGCTTGGCAACAAACTATAGTATATTTGCAGCAACCTAACTACAGCTTAGAAACACACTTGGGTTGAGCCAAGACAACCAATATGACCACTGTCTTTTGGGGCTCAGCTGCAAATATATCTTAATCAACTTTGCTACATATGTGCTTTAGATAGTAGGCTATTATTAATTATGATATGTAAGTGGGATAAACAAGGTGTAGGTATAGACCAGGCCAGACTAATGTTCATTCACTGGATTCACTGATGTGTAGTTCAAGAGAAAACAATCATcctaaaataatctttaaactaGACTTGcaagcagcagtgaaaataatgtttaaactAGTAATTCAAACTTCCAACTGAAGAGCACTACCTGAAACAGTCCCACAGATTGTAaagataatattaaaaatatgaattttttggcaaactgcagctggacacattATTAGCTCTTCAGGTGAGGAATTGCATCATGTCCGATGTCTCAGATTCTGCGTGTTATGACACGGTGTGTTTTGGACTTTAGCAGCAGACAAGCACAGACAAAGAGCTTTATTGGAAGCAAGCAGGAAAAGGTAACAGAGATTCAAATTATAAAGgtcacacaaaagcacaaaatgtttaaattccCTTTTAGTTTGAATTCTTAAGCCCTCGTTGACAAGTGAGGAGTCATTCACAAGATTTTGTATATGATTCCTTCTCAATGAGTCACTTTGAAACTGCCTCATTGTATAAATTGtgctatactgtatattgtagaTACACTTGTGTGTCTTGCTTTACCCGCTGGTGCATTTTCTTTGAGCTGTTCTTCATTTTCTTAATTGTATCACTGTAATTAATGTTTACTGATTTTAGGATCAATTTTATTCTCAACATTAAACAGCTGCTCATGTTACTACATGCTATTAAACTTCTGgtaaaatacatacacacacgcacacacacacacacatttcctgcattttcCTGTTGAATCTGATCAGCCAGTCAGATACTGAATTGACTCCTCCTGGTAACACATGATGCACAGCTATTTATAATTTCTATTGGTCACTCCATTTGACTGTACACACTCTTGATAGTCTTTCCTCCATCCTTAAGTGTTTTTCTAACATCTGTATCAAAGCAAGATGAAAGATTTCGTGTTGTTGCCTCTCTTTTGCCATGTTGTATCTCCAGGTAACGGAATAATCTTTTTTAAACAGTTGTGTAACTTTTGTTTCAGCATTCATATTTCTGTATCTATTTCTAATAACATTTACTGCACAGCTTAACATACCTCTATGTCTATTTACTGCCAGTTCTTATTGGTTTTTATTGTCCTGTGCAACAGTGCTGTAATCAATAAATATTGCAATACTGTAGCAACAAgagctacataaataaactattattattattattattattattattattattattattattattattattatcattattattattattattattataacttcAAACAAACAGTCTACTGTCAGAAACTGCATTTACCGACaaataattgtaaataaaaGAATTACAAGCTTTAACAATTACATTGCCAGTCACTTGGAGTAATCGGCAACTCCACATAAAGATCAAAATACTTCAGAACCATCCACAAAATCCTTCCCATACCTGCTCTACCTAATcctgattgtttgtttttctgttgtgtttgtatgtgtcttTCAAACAGAACATTGCTGTGAAAGAGCATTTATGCTAACTCAACCTACTCTAATTATGTATCTATTAATGTATAAATAGaggtttaaaaaataaatacaataatctTCATTATTCTTTGGACTGAACAGAAATATTAAGTCTGTTGTGCTCATAGAAtcatatatgaaaaatattcatgaaaaatTGTTATTTAAAACTTTGTCCTACAGTGAAACACTCCGTGCCACATTTGCTGACTGAATCAACTGGACTCCAAACCTTCCCAGAGTTTGTGGCTGTTGTTGTGGTTGATGAAGTTCAGGCAGGTTGCTATGACAGCAACAGCAAGAGAGCAGAACCCAAACAGGACTGGGCAAAAAAATTAATCAAAGATCATCCTCAGCAGTTGGAGTTTTACACTCAGATCTGTGTGTCTCTCCATGTGAGTCTAAAAACTGACCTTATCAATTTGGAGCAGTACTTAAACCAAACTGGAGgtatatttctttcttcttttttttttttttttttgcttcttaatgtttttttgtgtgtttaattaatgtttctttattgttttgtgcAGCTTGGTGAACAACAGCTCACTTGAATACACTAGTAGAATACATGTTAAGCAACTCTATACATCATAATGACAATATCGATAATTTCTCTCACCCCATCTGCAAAACCATCCCCACCACCCCAACTGAAGGGCAAGaaatactatattatactattaatattatatGCATTTGACATatacaacataacataatatacaGACATCTAGAGGGGTATCTACACACAAATCtatctataaataaatgcacAGACATTCAAAGTTACTTTttgcatgtgcacatacacatcaGAAAACTCATATACAAGCTCAAGTCCACAACATCTATTGAAGCATGTGTGCTTTCCTACTAGAAGGTCTTGGAATGAGGTAACAACACTGATGTTTGTCTAAAAGTATGAAGTATCAGAACGTAAGTGTatctacataaacacacacacacacatacacacaaacactcaaagaGACCTCTCTCAAACACCCTCTTCATCTatcaacagtgttttatttacacACTGTTAACTGTTTGACTAAGTACTGCCAGTTAAGGCAGATGGCTTCCCACCTAGCAttcggttctgcttgaggtttttTCCCGTTAAAGcggagtttttccttgccgctgttgccaagtgtttgctcatgggggaattgttgggtctttgtaaattaaagagtacttgacctgctctatgggaaaagtgccctgagatgacttttgttgtgatttggcgctatataaataaaattgaattgaattgctGTGCTGCACTATTGCAATGTTTCCATCATGGTAAATAACAGATATTATATAAGTGATAATGcacaatgacaaaacaagaaGATAAAAGTGGAAGTAAAAAAATGCCATGACCAGTGTTTTCTGTATCAGGAAACCATGGAGTATATTATGGCTCTTATACCTTTACCACCAAGTTAGTTTATGTGTTTAAATTGTCGCACAAAAGATCTGTTATTAGTTTAACTCAAAATTAGGTTTGTTTCTCTGACTAACAGAACATACTGCACAATTCATGTTTGTACAAAGCCCCAATATCCCTTGACTTATGTTAAATATCCTTCAAAAACCATGGCTGCCTATTATTAAACTATGGTTAGCAATTATAATATCCATGAGTAGTAACACATGCTATTGAGTAGTGACTAATCCTGAATAAAACTCTCCTTCAGTGGAAGCTGCTGGAGAGGCTTCAGGACAGTCTAGTCTGTAGTTTCTCATAGAAAGAGGATATTGTTGGACTGATCCACTGGCTGCAGGTTTTTGGTGGATGTAACGTTCAGTCCAGGATCAGGTTTAATCTGGTGTTAGTCAGGACTccacctcagtgtgtgtgtgtgtgtgtgtgtgtgtgtgtgtgtgtgtgttttcctgcagcTCACATGAAGCCACACCACCTTCAACAGTGTAGATAAACTGTGTTGGTCTCAGTGGAggcagtgtgtctctgtggtaaagacaggaaatgaacTCTGTTTCCCAGcagtctctgcctctctctgagTCGTCCACACTGTCCAGATGATGATTGGCTGTGAGTTGTTTCCatccagccaataacagcagaAGGTGTTGATCttctgttttggtgtgtgtgtggatcagtgtgtctctgtggtgaAGATGTGATATCAACTGATGATAGCTGACTATGCTGAGATCTCACTCTGGTTTACTgcagtctgtgtctctgtctctctctcagatgTCCACATTTTACAGGTTATGGCTGGCTGTGAATGGGATGATGAGACTGAAGAGGTTGTTGGTTTCGCTCAGATTGGTTATGATGGAGAAGACTTCTTATCATTTGACCTCAAGACACTGACATGGAACGCTTCAAAACCACAAGCTGTCATCATCAAGCACAAGTGGGATCATGAAAAAGTTGAATTAAACTTCATTAAGGACATCCTCACCAATATTTGCCCTCAGTGGCTGAAGATGAGTCTGGACTATGGAAAGAGCTCTCTGCTGAGAAGAGGTAGAATCACATGATCTGATGTAGTTTCATGGACACAATGATATTTATATGCTTTATATTAATGCAGTgtaatgtttctgtctgtgatgtttggtttctgtctttctctctaccactctttgtctgtcttgcgctctctctctctctctctctctctctctctctctctctctctctctctctctctctctctctcttcccccccctctccctccccccccagACCTTCCCTCAGTATTTCTCCTCCAGAAGACTCCCTCCTTTCCAGTCAGCTGCTTTGCTACGGGTTTCTACCCTGACAGAGCCGATATGTtctggaggaaagatggagaggagcttCATGAGGAACGTGGAGAGATCCTCCCCAACCATGATGGATCCTTCCAGATGAGTGTTGACCTGAACGTTTCATCAGTCTCACCTGATGACTGGAAGaagtatgaatgtgtgtttcagctCTCTGGTCTAAAGGACGACATCATAACCAAACTGGACAAAGCTGTGATCAGGACCAACTGGGGTGAGACTGGAATCAAATGTTAcacatgtgagaaaaaaaagacaaatttagtTTACTTTAGTATTCCTTTAGTTCatgcttgtttttgtctcctttttgGTGCTGGATTggacaaatagcctaaactgcCAGTTAGCGAGTCAGCTAGATACTTCTGATGATAAATTAATTACAACGTTTTGTACTGTAGACTCCTGTCTCACGACTGCAATCTGCCTTTTTTTAGCTTCCTCATTTTGGAAACTCCCACTCTCTGTTCTCTCAAAAGTCAGTGTTGTCAATTGGTCAGTGGTTCAAATTTGTGTTTCAAGTTGAAGTTGAAGTCTGCAAACTtgattttagtttagttttagttttctgTCCTTACTTCAGGTTCTAGGTTGTTGATAGTTTGTTTGTTAACTTGTTTGTAGTTGCTCTTATCCTAAAGCATAGTTTCTTTGTCTATTTAATTGTCAattgtgtttctttgtctgttttattaatataattatgaCACATATAGTCTTAAtaaatagatggatagatgTACAGCAGTTTTAACCTGCTTCTagtcattttttctttgttttttgcttaACAGAGATACTTACAGATATGACCATCCCCATCATTGCAGTGGTTGCTCTTGCTGTCATCCTCATAGCTGCTGCTGGattcatgttttacaaaaagaagaaaggtgaGAGACCTAAAATGAAAGAGCtcttattaaatattttgtgtgcTTAGATTGACTTTAAGTTGATGCTTTTAACCAgattataaagaaaaaacaatagtTAATAGTCTGAAGCTATCAACAGTGAGACTAGTTTAATGATGATAGAGAAATGTAATAGTCAAAGAGTAGAAGGGCAAAACATAGTAGTAACAAGTaacaatttaaaggaaaattctggtATTTTCCAACCcgggtcttattttcataattgtgACCATTCTGTCATTGGGTCAAACTGAATTTACATACATGACTTAAAACACATGTCTCTGAGTTTGATGGAAACTGGCGAGGATGCTGTATTTATGTCAAGGAAATGTTGCTTTATACGCAGTCTTTTAGCATGACATCATGTATGAAGCCATCAATTGTAAAGATTGTAAGACCCTCTATCTCCAAAACCATGTCAGTCTGAGATGGACTTTTCAACAAACTCATAAAATGAATTGGCTCGCCAGCTATAGCTGATAAAATGTGTTAGCAACTTATCATTCCAGCCTGCAAAGTCAATGATCAccagttaaaaatgtttttttctacttctgtctgaaatcaatCATCATTGTTACAAAATCTGCCACTGTTATCATTATAAACTGCCTATGTGCCATGCTAAAATTAAAAGCTTGACAGACATAGCAACGGTATCTAATGATGTAATGTTGGCATCAACCTCTTTgcagaaataaaagacagataaCGTTATTCTGCTGCTTTTTAGTCTGAAGCTCATGGGGTTGGATGCTGCAGGTTGCAAATGTCACATTCAAGTTCATGAGCCAGGTCATTGATTCTGACAGATGCAAATGTTTCACTTGGTTCTGGATGAGACGTCAGATGTTGGGCAAAAATAAAAGGCAGTTCAGTGCAGGATAAATGAACTAACAGTGTGTTTCTGACCTTTCAGCTCCTGACAACAGCACTGAGCTCTCTGAGCAACTGAATCCAGAAGCCTGAGCACTGTGAGAGACTTCATGTGggatgaagaaaaatgaaagactATTATTCACACTTCCAGTTAACCAAAGCTGCCCACTTGTgtacacaaaatacaaattgtTTCCTAATTCAGTGTTAAACTTCTGTGTCATATTCtagctggaaaaaaaatctttaattgatgatgatgatagtacATTGAAAGCATAGTAGATAAATTAAGTCTGGTTACCAATATATTccaaaatgtgatattttagatctaaatcaatcaatcaatcaatcaatcaaatgtgtgtttttgtgattgtgTTTTATGACTCATTATATCATGGAGACTGAAGTTTTCACATAGTATCTATGTCTGCctgaatatatacatttatattttactagTGTCTGTTCGGAACGGGCCAATCtctcaatacctagagagagTTGTGCCACTCCCCTAAACGCCTCTCATGCTGACTATTggtagacactacaatttaccGATGCTCCCTAAACATCTCACAAGCAGAATATCTGGacactacaattttgagttgagctgaagttgatcggATGAACTGTAAAGCCCGATCAAAACCTGCCTGAGACTTGGAGTGTGTGTTtaaattcattctctatggtagttcttatcactacagatgtaatcccaTCTTGAACCACAATGTGgattgcaatggcagagtggcactgTCCGCATTTCTACATGTTGAATCCA is part of the Thunnus albacares chromosome 19, fThuAlb1.1, whole genome shotgun sequence genome and encodes:
- the LOC122969182 gene encoding major histocompatibility complex class I-related gene protein-like → MKDFVLLPLFCHVVSPVKHSVPHLLTESTGLQTFPEFVAVVVVDEVQAGCYDSNSKRAEPKQDWAKKLIKDHPQQLEFYTQICVSLHVSLKTDLINLEQYLNQTGDVHILQVMAGCEWDDETEEVVGFAQIGYDGEDFLSFDLKTLTWNASKPQAVIIKHKWDHEKVELNFIKDILTNICPQWLKMSLDYGKSSLLRRDLPSVFLLQKTPSFPVSCFATGFYPDRADMFWRKDGEELHEERGEILPNHDGSFQMSVDLNVSSVSPDDWKKYECVFQLSGLKDDIITKLDKAVIRTNWEILTDMTIPIIAVVALAVILIAAAGFMFYKKKKAPDNSTELSEQLNPEA